The nucleotide sequence aaaaaaacgctttAGAATATCTGGACTAGAGGAGTTGACCATCTTCAATTTGCATGTTATAGTCTTTGCCAATTCTTATTCATGAGATATGGTTTATAACATTATGATCCTCATTGTATTTTGTGATGTTTGTTTTATGCGATTGAATGAGCTTTGGGTTGACAGCGTTTAGATAACacaattcaaaaattttgttgCATATATTTTGCTGCAATTGATGTTTCAACTTCCAATGAGTTCCATCAATCATGTCACTTGAGAGTTAAATGCATGCTCAGTTTAATATTTCTGTTAAATTTACATGCCATGTCTGCTGTAACTATGGTATTCTTTTGGAAATTTAGTCAAGGTAGGATGACTTCTTGCTGGTATACTATGTTGAATGATCTTTAAGTATTTGAGTTATAATTGATGGGGCAAAATGTACTGCATGTAAAACTGGTCCAGAAAACTGGTAGTTGTTCTCTTACTGCTTGGTTAGACTCAAATAGAGCTAGATGATTATCTAGTAAAGAAGAGATAGAGGTCAGATTAGTTAGAGATTAGTTCCTTGATGCCAATTTAGTCCTCCCTATATATAAAGGGACCATATTGGGAATTAACCGATAAAGAATCATGAAGTTAGGTTTAACTTGATCAGAGTTTCCTGGTGATCAGGACAAGCCTTGGGGCTGTGGGGCCGAGTGCTGACAAGTGATCTCCCTTTGTCCCTGTCTTCTACCCTTACCCGTTCCCTTTGTCCCTGCCTATAACAGAAGTTACAAGCCTGGGGTTTGGGAACATATGCCTGTGATTGCTAGTAATTAGTGTGGTGTGCCTAGCACCAAATGTAAAAGTTCTTTCGTTCATGTTTCATCATGTCACTATTCAGTGCAGTACAACCATTTAAACATGTTGCCTGTAGACTATACATAAATTCCACACTAGGACACTCCACAACTAAAACTTTCGAATTGGATAACTGTGGTTTTTATAGTGCACCCCTGGAATATTCTGAATGGCATTTTAAGATAGATGCATGTCTTCATTTGCTCACAGAGCAGCTGTTTTAAAACTGCAGAAGTGCAGATAGCCAAGATTTTCCCAACTGCCCATCAGAAAAGATATATCATGGATGGTTCGCAGATGATGCCCTTTTCAGGATGTTGCATTTGGTGCAGATCGAAATCTGTGTATATGTATTGTATCTGTCAGTATCTGTCCATACTTGGCCTATTGATCATGCAAGTATTGTCTGTGGCATGAGTTCTGGCCTGTTCAAAACTTCAATATGTTTCTTTGGACTATCAGCCAGGctattaaaatatttgatatgCTCTCGTAAGTTTTCACTGTTGCCATTGCTCCTTAGTTTATCAAGTTCTTCACTAATCTTTTGCCTGATATTTACTATGATGCCCTTGGTTTATACGCAGGCTGTGATACACTATCTTCTGCAGAAGGAGTAAGAACTGATCCCATAGTCTGCTGCTGGCAGGCGACACCTTAGGGTTTATATCTGCAAAACTGCAAATGGCTCATGTCTTTTCGAATGACTCTAGCCAGATGTATTCCGTGGCGGCACCTCAGTTTATATGTGCAAAATTGCAAATGGCTCATGCCACATGTATTACCGTGTATTTAACCACTTTATGTTGTCCCAAAAGAAGTGGTAGAAATTCGTGTTTACAGAtagtaagggggtgtttagatccaggagtagaaagttttggcgtgtcacatcggatattatatagggtgtcttattatataggatgtcgtaaggggtgttcgggcacgaataaaaaaactaattacagaatatGTTAGTAAACAgcgaaacgaatttattaaacctaattaatctatcattagcaaatatttactgtcattagcaaatatttattgtagtatcacattgtcaaatcatggggcaattaggtttaaaagatttatctcgcaaattagtcgtaatctgtataattagttattttttagcctatatttaatacttcatgtagatgttcaaacgttcgatgtgacagggtgaaaaattttggggtgaAGATCTAAAAACTTTGATGTCTAATATATGTAGCTGTCTGGTGTATGCTCAAGCATTTATTGTCTTTTCGATGCTTATGTCTGTTTGTCGAGCATTTGTGCTGCCCTTGCCCTTAGAATTTTACTGATTGGCTGCTCTGGTGATTGAAATCCGATCTGCTGTGCAGGACTAGGGTATTTATCATggtattttatttaaattaaacTACTATGAATACTGAATCTGGTACTTTCTTCGGTTTGTGAAATGCTAACCAGGCATTTAGATTTTGGTGGTCACGCTTTGGACATAATGGTTTTAAGTTGGGCCGGGTGGGCTGAGCTCCCACATAAGGAGTGTTCGGCCCAACAATCCCTCCGATGACATTGCGGCCCAATAAGCCCACAAGCGCATAACGAGGACCTTGCAGCCCAAAGAGATAAAGAAGAACATGAGGCCTAATAAGCTCAAGGAGCCTCGCAATTGGGCTCAGGATCGTGAGGCCCGATAGAAGCCCGCAATCTTCTTCCGACGGCCCAAGGACCAACAGGTTATTATGAGAGAGTACAATTCACATCCTAAAAGCAGCAGAAAAGCATTCGGAATTCTTACCCtgtataaaattttcaaatttgggGGGAGATTAAGCTCTAATCTCTATTGAAATGCGCCTCTATGTTTTTTCCTGTAAGAAGAATTGGAGAATTGTAAAGGAAGCTAGAATTCGGGCAGCTTCTGGAGGatcgccgcggcgagcgcgccggTGAACTTGGGGTCGCTGGTGAGCGCGCTGGCCATCTGCTCCACCAGCGCGGTCCGGAACTCCGGCGACGCGACCTCCCGGCACACCTCCTTgaggtccggcggcggcggcggatgcgccGCCTCGACCACCTGCACGGCTCCCCCGTTCTTGGTGAGGTCGAGCGTGATGGTCGGGCCGGAGGAGTTGATGGAGATGGAGCACGGCAGCGAGCCACCGgccccccccgccgccgccgggagctcgccggcgcgcgGAGACGGGTGCGGGTGGTTGTGCTCGCCCTCGTACGTCGCCACCAGCAGCGAGCTGTCCTCCGCGCTCCGCTGCACCTTCTTCTTCACCGGGCACGATGGCGCGAAGGCGCACCGGAAGTAGGCCCTCGGCGACGGGTTGTCGCGCGTCACCTTCTGCCCGTACTTCCGCCATTGGTACCCGTCCTTGACCACCAGGGAGGTGTCCGACGGGTCGATCCGCCTGCACACCCGGCTGACCTTGATCCTCCGGCAGGTGCCATCGTCGGCGGCGAAGCTCTCGGCGTGGTCGGCGTCGCCGCCCTGATGCCTGTTGCTGTTGGCGTCGCAGGAATTCGCCGTCTCCATGCTCTCCCTGCTCCTCTTCTTGCCCGATAACGGCGacaccggccgcggcggcgaggccgagccgTCGAGGCCGAGCCGCGGGATTTGGCCGCCGTACAGGCGGGCGATCACCTCGGTCAGCCGCCGATTCTCCTCGCTCATCTGAGTGACCTTCGCCTCGACGATCTTCGCCTGAAGGAATCCCCCCACATTTCCAACGATCAAAACCAAGCAAGAACCGAATCCGCGGGAGCAATCAAccgatcaatcaatcaatcaatcaatcaatcaatcaatcaagaaCACCTCACCTCGTCATTGGTCATCGACTTGGAATCCCCACCGCCGcggcagccggccggccggtcaaGCAGCTcgtgcctcgccgccgacggctcCCGCACCGGCGACAGCCCGACGCAGAGGTCGAGGCAGACCGGCGAGCAgccaacgccgccgcgccacgccgcgtccatcgacgacgacgacgaccacgaacaGCTCGCGTCTCTCTGCTGCTGTGCTCTGGAGCTCGAGTAATCAAAACAGAAACAGGCCAGCAAAGCCAAGTACAAACACTTGAATGGTTCATGGGGAATCGGTGGCGCTACATATAGGCGGCGAGAACGAGACCGTGTGATCTTTAATTTGCATGGATCTGTGGGAGAAAACTGTAACGCAATTGAGTGGGAAAAACGGGGGCGCGCGCGAGCTGGCTGTCGACGCCCGCCATGACAAGGACGCGCCACGCGCGCGTGGCGTCGTCCCGCCCCGGTCAAGACGACGTCACGGAGCGCACGTCACGAATCGCGTATAGGGCATGAGGCCTTACGTCACGAAGCGTACGTCATGCGTAGACGTGTGTATGCTGTGGACGAGATTGGGAGGTGTGAGGAGGTTAGTTACTGGTTAGCAGTTTCAGTTCAGTTCAGCTAATGGACTGTTGATAGTTTTTCCACTTGGGTTGATTCAGGGGTCTACGTCAAGGCCTCAAGGGTGTGTGGAGAGATTGGCTAGGTGAGATTGTGAGAATTACCAGGGCCGTACTTAATTACTTATAAATTGAAGACCGCAGTGTTAGAGCAAGTTTGATAATATAGTCAAGTAACCCACTGCTACCTTTCAAAATTAATACATCATCTACAGTCACTTTAATAGTCTACTATACATTGAATCATTAATACTTGGCTCATCTCTCACACTACAAATTTATGGtctgtttttttcttcctttttcataTGTGCTTGTAGCTAAGCTATATCTTTACAATTGTACTTGCTCTTAATACCCACGGATGGTTTTGTTGTCTTtactaagtaaaaaaaatgatagttTTACGTTCGGCACGCGTGTTCACATCATCGCCATGATTATCACAAATACTtaccaaagtaaaaaaaaaaaagcatgttcTTGTTTAGATCGATAAAGGAAGATGAGTGAAActtttaaaacaaattataatatTCTAAGACATATTAAAATGCCTTTCATGGAATTGAAATCTAAAATTTAGGCCCCTAAATTTTGAGAGCCTAGTATGGTCGAACACGCTACACCTGTCAATATACGGAACTGTAGTACAACTGTACAAGACATTTATTTTACCATAGTCTTCTATTTCTGTTATCGCAAAATTACCTATAAGACACTTAAGTATGTGGTATTTCCTcctaaacattaaaaaaaaaaacaggacaCAACTCCAAAACTGATAATTTACTTACATGACATTAAAGATATTATTTTATAGCCAAATCGAGGCAGAAACTATATAGAAAAGGACAAGTTTGCTACTCGGACCAACAACATGTAACTCGGCTAGGGCATCGCCCATTTGAATGACATAAGACCATGCACAACGCGTGATCCTGGCCTGTGATCTCAAACCTCTACGTCGGAGCCGAGCCGAGATGGCACGGGATTGGGTGGTCTCGCAGGCTGTCAGCGAGCTTGAAGAGGAACCGGTGCAAGCGTCGCGCCTGGGCTCAGGAGCCGCGAAGCCTCGCGTTGGAGGAGTCGAAGCCCCGCGCGTCACCTCGTCCGGTCACCCCGTGCACCTACCCCAAATCTCCATCTCGTtgtggtcgtcgtcgcctcgccagATCCACCGCAGTCGTTGTCGCTACTCCCCGCCACCGCTTCGCCGTCTTTCTTGTCGTCGTTAGATCCGTCGCCACCGCTGTTCCCCGCCGCAGGATCCGGCGAGCCCGTGCCCGGATCCGGCAAGCCTGCCGCCGCCAAGCTCGCCacgccgtcggcgagctcgtCCGTGCTGTCGTGGGGGGAGCaggacgacggcgtcgaggcCGCGTCCGGATCCACTGCGTTGTGGCCCCCATCGCCAGATTcggcgagcccgccgccgccaagctcgcCACGCCGTTGGCGAGCTTGTCCGCACCGTCgtggggggaggaggacggcggcatTGAGCCTGCGtccggatccgccgccgagaacccggatccgccgccgagatggagagctcgccggagaatgagagaggggggagagagaggtggctcgggagagagggggagagaaatggctcgggagagagaggggagagagggagagagtaaaaAAGTGAGGGGAAGAGGCTGACAGTGGGTCCGCATAGTGTCTAGGGTGcatatgtatttattttggttGTTGTAAGGTccaaaatatatagttttaatAGGTTTGATAATAACATACAACACAAGGGCTGACATATAAATAGATAGGAGCTGAAATGTAAAATACGTTTTGGTGTCGTTTTCACTGTGGGTTGTGTGACCTTTGTGTGGTTCTATCCTACTTGACGTCTTAAGACCACTGTTGCTTGTGGCTTGCATTGTATATGATCTAAAAGAGAAAAGCCAcgtgggagggagagggagagtgcGCTGTCAGTTACCGGAAAGGGCAAGTTTCAAAGAAATTTCAAAATTCATCAAAATATGTATCGCCTCGCTTTTGTTATCCGTGACCGTCGATAACACCCATTATCATGATAAATGACCAATAATTACTAACAATAATCATGATATAACAAATTTCGCATTTAAACTACACAGTAACATAGCTGGCTCATGCTCGTGTGACCTATGAAAACTATTCCGAGCTTACAAAGCTAAGCTATATGATACTACCTGTTAGAGTGCGCAGCGCAATCCACCAACCATAGGCCACCAAGATTACATTGAGCACGTGTTTTATATCACT is from Oryza sativa Japonica Group chromosome 9, ASM3414082v1 and encodes:
- the LOC4347069 gene encoding wRKY transcription factor WRKY76 produces the protein MDAAWRGGVGCSPVCLDLCVGLSPVREPSAARHELLDRPAGCRGGGDSKSMTNDEAKIVEAKVTQMSEENRRLTEVIARLYGGQIPRLGLDGSASPPRPVSPLSGKKRSRESMETANSCDANSNRHQGGDADHAESFAADDGTCRRIKVSRVCRRIDPSDTSLVVKDGYQWRKYGQKVTRDNPSPRAYFRCAFAPSCPVKKKVQRSAEDSSLLVATYEGEHNHPHPSPRAGELPAAAGGAGGSLPCSISINSSGPTITLDLTKNGGAVQVVEAAHPPPPPDLKEVCREVASPEFRTALVEQMASALTSDPKFTGALAAAILQKLPEF